From the genome of Hymenobacter cellulosilyticus, one region includes:
- a CDS encoding aminopeptidase P N-terminal domain-containing protein, protein MRYGPIDPQLFIQNRRNFVQQLPPASLAIFHSNDTMPTNADGTMAFRQNNDLFYLSGVDQEESILVIFPDAKLPQYREILFLKETSEHILVWEGYKLTKEDARAQSGVRTILWLDSFETVLPALMNEAENVYLNSNEHIRAVVEVETRDARLGKKLREAYPLHQYRRVAPLMHHLRAIKSEEEIRLMREAANITEKAFRRLLGFIRPGVWEYEIEAEILHEFVRNRSRGPAYGSIIASGANACILHYVSNDRECHDGDVLLMDFGAEFANYAADLSRSVPVNGTFTKRQRAVYEAVLRVMKHATSRLVAGNNIEDYHAEVGRTMEQELIKLDLLNENDVKNQDPAAPLYKKYFMHGTSHYLGLDVHDVGAKYRVFEPGMVYTCEPGIYIREEGLGIRLENDILITKTGNEDLMKNIPLEADDIERLMHEARR, encoded by the coding sequence ATGCGTTACGGCCCCATCGATCCGCAGCTCTTTATTCAGAATCGGCGCAATTTTGTTCAGCAGCTGCCCCCGGCGTCGCTGGCCATTTTCCACTCCAACGACACGATGCCGACCAACGCGGACGGCACCATGGCCTTCCGTCAGAACAATGACCTGTTCTACCTCTCCGGCGTGGATCAGGAGGAAAGCATCCTGGTGATTTTTCCCGACGCCAAACTGCCCCAGTACCGCGAAATCCTGTTTCTGAAGGAAACCAGTGAGCATATCCTGGTTTGGGAAGGCTACAAGCTGACCAAGGAAGACGCCCGTGCCCAGTCCGGGGTGCGCACCATCCTGTGGCTCGACTCCTTCGAAACCGTGCTGCCGGCCCTGATGAACGAGGCCGAAAACGTGTACCTCAACTCCAATGAGCACATCCGGGCCGTGGTGGAGGTCGAAACGCGGGATGCCCGCTTGGGCAAAAAGCTGCGCGAGGCATATCCGCTGCACCAGTATCGCCGCGTGGCCCCCCTCATGCACCACTTGCGCGCCATCAAGAGCGAGGAAGAAATCCGACTAATGCGGGAGGCGGCCAACATCACCGAAAAAGCTTTCCGCCGCCTGCTGGGCTTTATCCGGCCCGGGGTGTGGGAATACGAGATTGAAGCCGAGATTCTGCACGAGTTTGTGCGCAACCGCAGCCGGGGTCCAGCCTACGGCAGCATCATTGCCTCCGGGGCCAATGCCTGCATTCTGCACTACGTCAGCAACGACCGGGAGTGCCACGACGGCGACGTGCTGCTGATGGACTTCGGCGCTGAGTTTGCCAACTACGCCGCCGACTTGTCACGCTCCGTGCCCGTGAACGGCACCTTCACCAAGCGGCAGCGCGCCGTGTACGAGGCCGTGCTGCGAGTCATGAAGCACGCCACCTCCCGCCTGGTGGCCGGCAACAACATCGAGGACTACCACGCCGAGGTGGGCCGCACCATGGAGCAGGAGCTCATCAAGCTCGACTTGCTCAACGAGAATGATGTAAAGAACCAGGACCCGGCGGCCCCGCTCTACAAAAAGTACTTTATGCACGGCACCAGCCACTACCTGGGCCTCGACGTGCACGACGTGGGCGCCAAGTACCGCGTGTTCGAGCCCGGCATGGTGTACACCTGCGAACCGGGCATCTACATCCGGGAGGAAGGCCTGGGCATTCGCCTGGAAAATGATATTCTCATCACCAAGACCGGCAACGAGGACCTGATGAAGAACATTCCGCTTGAGGCCGACGACATTGAACGCCTGATGCACGAGGCCCGCCGCTAG
- a CDS encoding DUF4184 family protein gives MPFTPAHPALVLPLFRVGPRRLSATALVLGAMAPDFEYFLRLRPDGIYGHTWAGIFWLDLPLVLVFAGLFHNLVKLPLVQCLPTMFRSRLLPLTAGRWGWRRLFSGPVLLGALLGCLSHIFWDWFTHDDGLVVLHWAWLRQTLPGFGPEWPLYQFLQYVSTFIGLGSILWYVLQLPAQPTPPLPPTRTRFTFWLATGAVLVLLWGPFMIYSARIWPFDANSVLVTGMSAGLVGLLVAAGVLRRRLALAPGTDS, from the coding sequence ATGCCGTTCACGCCCGCCCATCCGGCCCTGGTTTTACCTCTGTTTCGTGTCGGGCCGCGCAGGCTTTCGGCTACGGCCCTGGTGCTGGGTGCTATGGCTCCTGACTTCGAGTATTTTCTGCGGCTGCGGCCCGATGGTATTTACGGGCACACCTGGGCCGGCATTTTCTGGCTGGATTTGCCCCTGGTGCTGGTCTTTGCCGGGCTTTTTCATAACCTGGTGAAGCTGCCTTTAGTGCAATGCCTGCCCACCATGTTCCGGTCCCGGTTGCTGCCGCTCACCGCGGGGCGCTGGGGCTGGCGGCGGCTGTTTTCGGGGCCGGTGCTGCTGGGGGCCTTGCTGGGCTGCCTGTCGCACATTTTCTGGGACTGGTTTACCCACGACGACGGCCTGGTAGTGCTGCACTGGGCCTGGCTACGCCAAACCCTGCCGGGTTTCGGCCCCGAGTGGCCCCTGTACCAGTTTCTGCAATACGTCAGCACGTTTATCGGCCTGGGCAGCATTCTATGGTACGTGCTGCAATTGCCTGCTCAGCCCACTCCGCCGTTGCCGCCTACCCGCACCCGGTTCACGTTCTGGCTGGCCACCGGCGCCGTGCTGGTGCTGCTTTGGGGCCCATTTATGATTTACTCGGCCCGCATCTGGCCCTTCGATGCCAACTCGGTACTGGTAACGGGCATGAGTGCCGGGCTGGTGGGCCTACTCGTAGCGGCCGGCGTGCTGCGCCGCCGTTTGGCCCTGGCTCCTGGTACTGACTCCTGA
- a CDS encoding YDG/SRA domain-containing protein yields MRIFGHVGTYRPGDTFASRLALSAAGLHRPLRAGVSGIPAEGVDSIVLAGQYEDDVFGEDQILYAGHGGRDPKTGHQVADQELTARNQAFHKSLETQLPVRVLHKVATEDGTLVYRYEGLYQVTAAQYVRGRSGFYIWLFTLRPLPGEA; encoded by the coding sequence TTGCGCATCTTTGGTCACGTTGGTACTTACCGGCCCGGCGACACGTTTGCTTCGCGGCTGGCCCTGAGTGCGGCAGGGCTGCACCGGCCGCTACGGGCGGGCGTCAGCGGCATACCAGCCGAGGGGGTCGATTCCATTGTGCTGGCCGGGCAGTACGAGGATGACGTGTTTGGCGAAGACCAGATTCTCTACGCCGGCCACGGCGGCCGGGACCCCAAAACCGGCCATCAGGTAGCCGACCAGGAACTGACGGCCCGCAACCAGGCATTTCACAAAAGCCTGGAAACCCAGCTTCCGGTACGGGTCCTGCACAAAGTTGCCACCGAAGACGGCACGCTGGTATACCGGTACGAGGGACTATACCAGGTAACGGCCGCCCAGTACGTGCGGGGCCGTTCGGGCTTCTATATTTGGCTCTTTACGCTACGGCCTCTGCCTGGAGAAGCGTAG
- a CDS encoding glycosyltransferase family 9 protein gives MPNPVARRAVLLIQTAFIGDVILATALLERLHATEPDTPVDFLVRKGNEGLVKDHPHVRRVLIWDKKKDKYRGLWHLLQQIRGADYQRVITLQRFASTGFLTAFSGAPERVGFDKNPFAFRFTRAIPHVIGAGVHEVSRNLHLLDPAYDGPLTPPRLYPSAADEAAAAQAAELANGQPYLCIAPTSVWFTKQFPREQWLKLLRALPPKYTVFLIGGPPDVAECEALLQASGRAGVVNLAGKLSLLASAALMRGAVLNYVNDSAPMHLCSAQGAPTCAIYCSTVPFFGFGPLSPFSRVVELPEELECKPCGLHGYRKCPLNHFHCAHGIETSQLLSALAEAEAV, from the coding sequence ATGCCCAATCCTGTTGCCCGCCGCGCCGTTCTGCTTATCCAAACCGCCTTTATCGGCGACGTTATTCTGGCTACGGCCCTGCTGGAGCGCCTGCACGCCACCGAGCCCGATACGCCCGTCGACTTTTTGGTGCGCAAGGGCAACGAGGGCCTGGTAAAAGACCACCCGCACGTGCGCCGGGTGCTGATCTGGGACAAGAAAAAAGATAAGTACCGGGGCCTGTGGCACCTGCTGCAGCAAATCCGCGGGGCCGACTACCAGCGCGTCATTACCCTGCAGCGCTTTGCCTCCACGGGCTTTCTGACGGCTTTTTCGGGCGCGCCCGAGCGGGTGGGTTTCGACAAGAACCCGTTTGCTTTCCGCTTCACCCGGGCCATTCCCCACGTCATCGGGGCGGGCGTACACGAGGTATCGCGCAACCTGCACCTGCTCGACCCGGCCTACGACGGGCCCCTGACCCCGCCCCGCCTCTACCCCTCGGCCGCCGACGAAGCTGCCGCCGCTCAGGCCGCCGAGCTAGCAAACGGGCAGCCCTACCTGTGCATTGCTCCCACGTCGGTGTGGTTTACCAAGCAGTTTCCGCGGGAGCAGTGGCTGAAGCTGCTGCGGGCCCTGCCGCCCAAGTACACCGTGTTCCTTATCGGCGGGCCACCGGACGTGGCTGAGTGCGAGGCGCTGTTGCAGGCCAGCGGCCGGGCCGGAGTGGTCAACTTGGCGGGTAAGCTGTCCTTGCTGGCCTCGGCGGCCCTAATGCGCGGGGCGGTGCTGAACTACGTCAACGACTCGGCGCCCATGCACCTATGCTCGGCCCAGGGCGCGCCTACCTGCGCCATTTACTGCTCTACGGTACCGTTCTTTGGGTTTGGTCCGCTCAGCCCCTTTTCGCGGGTGGTGGAGCTGCCCGAGGAGCTGGAGTGCAAGCCCTGCGGCCTGCACGGCTACCGCAAATGCCCCCTGAACCACTTTCACTGCGCCCACGGCATCGAAACCAGTCAGCTGCTCAGTGCCCTGGCCGAGGCGGAAGCGGTTTAA
- a CDS encoding OmpA family protein: MKRSLTSSLALGLTLLAAAPEGHAQTADRKTALSLYGSAYQYKGSLGSDFWNWSNNSYGPGISINRYLTPGLDLGLQGAYVELKGTQSPSTLFSTNVVNVNLAFKLKLNNGWALKEDAVVQPYLLVAPGIAYTSREGLVRGTRIDEDKTYFDAFGAAGINFRLSDAVGLFVQTGQHIPLNANLDGEPIRDDDKFDDRYLQHTVGLTLAFGKAKDTDGDGVPDRKDKCPDTPTGVAVDENGCPLDGDGDGVPDYQDKCPTEKGLTTLEGCPDRDNDGVRDSEDACPDTPGTPQMRGCPDTDKDGVADPQDKCPDTPAGTQVDANGCPLVLDQDNDGILDNVDKCPNTPAGTRVDANGCPLVVDPALRKLEVPVRFKTNSTVIERSSYPALNKMIEALKTHPEYGIRVIGHADSRGTDEYNQGLSERRAESVKRYFTGKQVEGSRVVTEGRGEGEPAAPNTSKAGMSQNRRVEFKFEFFTLPQPSI, encoded by the coding sequence ATGAAACGTTCTCTAACCTCTTCTCTCGCCCTGGGACTGACGCTGCTGGCGGCGGCCCCGGAAGGGCACGCGCAGACAGCCGACCGTAAAACGGCCCTGAGCCTCTACGGCAGCGCGTATCAGTACAAGGGTAGCCTCGGCTCCGACTTCTGGAACTGGAGCAATAACTCCTACGGCCCTGGTATCAGCATCAACCGCTACCTCACGCCCGGCCTCGACCTGGGACTGCAGGGCGCGTACGTGGAGCTGAAGGGCACTCAGAGCCCCAGCACGCTTTTCAGCACCAACGTGGTGAACGTGAACCTGGCCTTCAAGCTGAAGCTCAACAACGGCTGGGCGCTGAAGGAAGACGCCGTGGTGCAGCCCTACCTGCTGGTAGCCCCGGGCATTGCCTATACCAGCCGCGAAGGCCTGGTGCGTGGCACCCGCATTGACGAGGATAAAACGTATTTCGACGCGTTTGGCGCGGCTGGTATCAACTTCCGCCTCAGCGACGCCGTGGGCCTGTTCGTGCAGACCGGGCAGCACATTCCGCTGAATGCCAACCTGGACGGGGAGCCGATTCGGGACGATGACAAATTTGATGACCGCTACCTGCAGCACACCGTGGGCCTAACCCTGGCCTTCGGTAAAGCCAAAGACACCGACGGTGACGGCGTGCCAGACCGCAAAGACAAATGCCCCGATACGCCTACCGGCGTGGCCGTGGATGAGAATGGCTGCCCCCTCGACGGCGACGGCGACGGTGTACCAGATTATCAGGACAAGTGCCCCACTGAAAAAGGCCTGACCACGCTCGAAGGTTGCCCCGACCGTGACAACGACGGCGTGCGCGACAGCGAAGATGCCTGCCCCGACACGCCTGGTACGCCCCAGATGCGCGGCTGCCCCGATACCGACAAGGACGGCGTAGCTGATCCACAGGATAAGTGCCCCGACACCCCTGCCGGTACGCAGGTAGATGCCAATGGCTGCCCGCTGGTACTCGACCAGGACAACGACGGTATCCTCGACAACGTGGACAAATGCCCCAACACGCCTGCCGGCACCCGCGTGGATGCCAATGGCTGCCCCTTAGTAGTTGACCCCGCCCTGCGCAAGCTGGAAGTGCCCGTGCGCTTCAAAACCAACAGCACCGTAATTGAGCGCAGCTCCTACCCTGCCTTGAACAAGATGATTGAAGCGCTGAAAACCCACCCTGAGTACGGTATCCGCGTAATCGGCCACGCCGACAGCCGCGGCACCGACGAGTACAACCAGGGCCTGTCGGAGCGCCGCGCCGAATCGGTGAAGCGCTACTTCACCGGCAAGCAGGTAGAAGGCAGCCGCGTCGTGACGGAAGGTCGTGGCGAAGGTGAGCCTGCCGCCCCGAATACCTCGAAGGCCGGTATGTCGCAGAACCGCCGCGTAGAGTTCAAGTTTGAATTCTTCACCCTGCCCCAGCCCTCTATCTAA
- a CDS encoding M16 family metallopeptidase has protein sequence MSDYDLYELPNGIRVLHKQVLHTKIAHCGFLLDIGSRDEKPHQLGLAHFWEHMAFKGTEKRKSFHILNRLETVGGELNAYTTKEKICFYASLLSTHFERAFELLTDLTFNSVFPEKEIEKERGVILEEMSMYQDAPEDAIVDDFDDVIFPNHSLGHNILGTRESVSGFQQQDFYRFLADNVRTDRLAFSSVSNLPFKEVKRLADKYLAPIPAKLGARPRTPFTAFQQVELTERKPINQAHCIIGGPAYAIGDARRIPFFMLNNLLGGPGMNSRLNLAVREKYGLVYTIDSTYSPYTDTGLFGIYFGTEKKQVARTISLVNKELKLLREKTLTTNQLHVVKEQLMGQLAMSEESNSGMMQLLGKSTLDLGRVESINEVFAQIRQITAEELRDLANDVLREDNLSVLQYLPE, from the coding sequence ATGTCTGATTACGACCTCTACGAGTTGCCCAACGGCATTCGGGTTCTACATAAACAAGTACTGCACACCAAGATTGCGCACTGCGGCTTTCTGCTCGACATTGGCTCCCGCGACGAGAAGCCGCACCAGCTCGGTCTGGCTCACTTCTGGGAGCACATGGCGTTCAAAGGCACCGAAAAGCGTAAGAGCTTTCATATCCTGAACCGCCTCGAAACCGTGGGCGGGGAGCTCAATGCCTATACCACCAAGGAGAAAATCTGCTTTTACGCCTCGCTGCTCAGCACCCACTTCGAGCGGGCCTTTGAGCTGCTGACCGACCTGACGTTCAACTCGGTGTTTCCGGAAAAGGAAATCGAGAAGGAGCGCGGCGTGATTCTGGAGGAAATGAGCATGTATCAGGATGCGCCCGAGGACGCCATTGTGGACGACTTCGACGACGTGATTTTCCCCAACCATTCCCTGGGCCACAACATCCTGGGCACCCGCGAGAGTGTGTCGGGCTTTCAGCAGCAGGATTTCTACCGGTTTCTGGCCGACAACGTGCGCACCGACCGGCTGGCGTTCAGCTCGGTAAGCAACCTGCCCTTCAAGGAGGTGAAGCGCCTGGCCGATAAGTATCTGGCCCCGATTCCGGCCAAGCTGGGCGCCCGGCCCCGCACGCCCTTCACGGCCTTTCAGCAGGTAGAGCTAACCGAGCGCAAGCCGATCAATCAGGCCCACTGCATTATCGGCGGGCCGGCCTACGCCATTGGCGACGCGCGCCGGATTCCGTTTTTCATGCTGAATAACCTGCTGGGCGGGCCGGGAATGAACTCCCGCCTGAACCTGGCGGTGCGCGAAAAGTACGGCCTGGTCTACACCATCGACTCGACTTACAGCCCCTACACCGACACGGGTTTGTTCGGCATCTACTTTGGCACCGAGAAAAAGCAGGTGGCCCGCACCATTTCGCTGGTCAACAAGGAGCTGAAGCTGCTGCGCGAGAAAACCCTGACTACCAATCAGCTGCACGTGGTAAAAGAGCAGCTGATGGGCCAGCTGGCCATGTCGGAGGAAAGCAACAGCGGTATGATGCAGCTGCTGGGCAAAAGCACCCTGGACCTGGGCCGGGTGGAATCCATCAACGAGGTATTTGCCCAGATACGGCAGATTACCGCCGAGGAGCTGCGTGATCTAGCCAACGACGTGCTGCGCGAAGACAACCTGAGCGTGCTGCAGTACTTACCAGAGTAG